Genomic window (Streptosporangium brasiliense):
CCGGCCGGTGGAGACCGCGCTGACCCGTGACCTGGTGGGCCACGTCGACTCCACCTACCGCACCGCGCCGATCCGCGGCGCGCGGATGGTCGGCGGCTACTCCATGGGCGGCTACGGCGCGCTGCGCCTCACCCTGGCCCACCCGGACCTCTTCGGCGGCGCGCTCGTCCTCAGCCCCGCCGTCTACACGCCGCTGCCGCCGGCCGACTCCTCGGCCCGCGACCACGGCGCGTTCGGCCTCGGCGAGGAGAAGTTCGTCGACGAGGTGTATCGCAAGCTCAACTACCCCGACCTGCTGGCCGGCACGGACCCCGAGCTGCCCGTGCGGCTGTTCGTCGCGGTGGGCGACGACGAGTACGCCAACCCGCGGCCCGCCGACGCCCGCCACGACCTCGACTTCGAGTCCGAAGCGCTCTACAACGCGGCACGGCGGGCGCCGGGCGTCTCGGCGCAGATGCGCATCCTGGACGGCGGCCACGACTGGAGCGTCTGGGCGCCCGCCTTCGAGCAGGGCATGGCCGACCTCGGACCCGCGCTGAGCGTCGTCCCACCGACCGGCCTGCCCGCGCCGCTGTACGGCACCGCCGGCACCGACTGGGCGGGCGGCGTCGCGGCGCAGGCCGACGGCTCGGTGACCCTGGGGCTGGCGGCCGGCGGTCCCGTCGACGGGCAGCCGCACGCGGGCAAGCTGGACGCGGTCCTGATCCGCCGGGGCCCGGACGGCGCCACGCGGTGGACGAGACAGCTCGGCACCGCCTCCGACGAGCGCCTGTACGGCGTCGCGGCCCTGCCCGACGGCGGCGTGCTGGCCGCCGGCTACACCAAGGGCGACCTGGACGGCCGCCATCCCGGCAACACCACCGACGACGCGTTCGTGGCGCGGCTGGACGCCGACGGCGCCGTCCGGTGGCTGACCCAGTTCGGCGCGGCCGGCACCGCCGACCGCGTCTACGGGCTCGCCGCCGCCCCGGACGGCGGCGCGTACCTGGCCGGCTACACCAAGGGCGCGCTCGCCGGCCCGAACAGCGGTGACAAGGACGCCGTCCTGGTCCGGGTCGCCGCCGACGGGCAGATCACCTGGACCCGCCAGCTCGGCGGCGCCGGCGAGGACAAGGCCACCGGC
Coding sequences:
- a CDS encoding alpha/beta hydrolase-fold protein, with the protein product MAVTRWRGLGVLTALALVALLAVPGQAQVGKERAGTITEGSAYSAAMGGPIPYNVYLPYGYGDGARRYPVLYLLHGRGDTMQAWTRVKGALDQLIRDGRIPALIAVMPDAPWSGRGSWYVDSRYTGADEPGRPVETALTRDLVGHVDSTYRTAPIRGARMVGGYSMGGYGALRLTLAHPDLFGGALVLSPAVYTPLPPADSSARDHGAFGLGEEKFVDEVYRKLNYPDLLAGTDPELPVRLFVAVGDDEYANPRPADARHDLDFESEALYNAARRAPGVSAQMRILDGGHDWSVWAPAFEQGMADLGPALSVVPPTGLPAPLYGTAGTDWAGGVAAQADGSVTLGLAAGGPVDGQPHAGKLDAVLIRRGPDGATRWTRQLGTASDERLYGVAALPDGGVLAAGYTKGDLDGRHPGNTTDDAFVARLDADGAVRWLTQFGAAGTADRVYGLAAAPDGGAYLAGYTKGALAGPNSGDKDAVLVRVAADGQITWTRQLGGAGEDKATGVAADGTGVSVVGSATAGLPGAPALGGLDGWIARYGTDGTPQWVSAEGGTGDDRLAAVTVTTDGLTVATGESGGDLLAVAYTSGNRRKWRTVVATAAPDAGAAVVALPGGAVEVIGYTRGRIGVAAGGADVLAVRLSAGGVRQAAAQFGTARDDGVDPFAEPDLYATSAPAGKVLVAGLTYGAPTGGAALGNGDLFLAAVDPATGLP